The following coding sequences lie in one Arachis ipaensis cultivar K30076 chromosome B03, Araip1.1, whole genome shotgun sequence genomic window:
- the LOC110269355 gene encoding pentatricopeptide repeat-containing protein At1g09190-like translates to MGTCQVNGGGGDGGNMLFTKMPNKDFVSWNSLFVLLPRLGMKDQYLHYCALKLGCPLVPVAFDSFSASCYAVNGDGGSGDGGGVGSNNGGGGGYCDMSYYSSMLFTKMPNKDFVSWNSLVSGFSKIGHFDRCISLISMMKSKFALELNELTLLFVISVCASAKIRDERSVSSLLCIEVRYAS, encoded by the exons ATGGGTACGTGTCAAGTGAACGGAGGCGGTGGCGACGGTGGCAAC ATGCTGTTCACTAAAATGCCCAACAAGGATTTTGTGTCGTGGAACTCCTTG TTTGTGCTTCTGCCAAGATTAGGGATGAAAGATCAGTATCTTCATTATTGTGCATTGAAGTTAG GTTGTCCACTTGTCCCGGTGGCTTTCGATTCGTTTTCTGCTTCTTGTTATGCG GTGAACGGAGACGGAGGCAGTGGCGATGGTGGCGGCGTAGGTTCTaataatggtggtggtggtggttacTGTGACATGAGCTACTATTCTTCG ATGCTGTTCACTAAAATGCCCAACAAGGATTTTGTGTCGTGGAACTCCTTGGTTtctgggttttcgaaaataggccACTTTGATAGGTGTATCAGTTTGATTTCTATGATGAAATCTAAGTTTGCACTGGAATTGAATGAGCTTACACTACTATTTGTTATCTCAGTTTGTGCTTCTGCCAAGATTAGGGATGAAAGATCAGTATCTTCATTATTGTGCATTGAAGTTAGGTATGCTAGCTGA